A genomic window from Tolypothrix sp. PCC 7910 includes:
- a CDS encoding ADP-ribosylglycohydrolase family protein, with protein MLIELAIGDAYGAGFEYADEMSVYNDLSRYVTNTRHRLIAGKYTDDTQMSIAIAQVIISGAPWTPQVLAESFVTCFKRDRREGYAGGFYDFLVSISDGTEFLAKIRPDSDKSGAAMRAGPIGIFATPEKVIESATIQAALTHNTPDGINAAVAAALMTHYFIYQLGPKRKLGQFLEGYVAGEWSKPWEGKVKSKGWMSVRAAITAVMRNESMSELLKDCIAFTGDVDTVATIALAAGSCSQEITQDIPNHLLMGLENGTYGKDYLIELDKQLMSLVRR; from the coding sequence ATGCTCATAGAATTAGCAATTGGCGATGCCTACGGTGCAGGCTTTGAATACGCTGACGAAATGAGCGTCTATAACGATTTGAGTCGATACGTTACCAATACTCGTCATCGACTCATCGCTGGTAAATACACAGACGACACGCAAATGAGCATTGCGATCGCACAAGTAATTATCTCCGGCGCACCTTGGACACCACAAGTTTTAGCTGAGAGTTTTGTGACTTGCTTTAAACGCGATCGCAGAGAAGGTTACGCTGGTGGCTTCTACGATTTTTTAGTAAGTATCTCCGATGGGACAGAGTTCCTAGCCAAAATTCGTCCTGATAGTGATAAAAGCGGTGCGGCAATGCGCGCAGGGCCGATTGGCATTTTTGCTACACCAGAGAAAGTCATAGAATCTGCAACTATTCAAGCCGCTCTTACCCACAATACACCAGATGGCATTAACGCCGCCGTAGCCGCCGCGTTAATGACCCATTATTTTATTTACCAACTAGGGCCGAAGCGTAAATTAGGGCAGTTTCTCGAAGGCTATGTTGCTGGAGAATGGTCTAAGCCTTGGGAAGGTAAAGTTAAGTCTAAAGGATGGATGAGCGTCAGAGCCGCAATTACAGCAGTTATGCGAAATGAAAGCATGAGCGAACTGTTAAAGGACTGTATAGCTTTCACCGGAGATGTAGATACAGTCGCCACAATTGCTCTGGCTGCTGGTTCTTGCAGTCAAGAAATTACACAAGACATCCCCAATCATCTCTTGATGGGTTTAGAGAATGGTACCTACGGTAAGGATTATCTCATCGAATTGGATAAACAGCTGATGAGTTTGGTGAGGCGGTAG
- the folK gene encoding 2-amino-4-hydroxy-6-hydroxymethyldihydropteridine diphosphokinase translates to MDETAEIATGVGAAIALGSNIGDSQLILDAAIATLAKTPGIFVEAQSHWYITKAVGPPQPDYLNGCVILRIFMLPHLLLETLLAIEQKFGRIRQQRWGPRTLDLDLLLYDDLILHTPNLQIPHPRMRERAFVLVPLAEIAPNWVEPVSGCVIKELVKEVDCSDVHLFMGN, encoded by the coding sequence ATGGATGAAACTGCTGAGATTGCTACAGGTGTAGGTGCGGCTATTGCTCTAGGTAGTAATATCGGGGATTCACAGTTGATTTTAGATGCAGCGATCGCCACCTTAGCCAAAACACCCGGGATTTTTGTTGAAGCCCAATCCCATTGGTATATAACTAAAGCGGTAGGCCCGCCACAACCTGATTATTTAAACGGCTGTGTGATACTGCGAATATTCATGTTACCGCATCTATTATTAGAAACATTATTAGCAATTGAACAGAAATTTGGACGTATTCGTCAACAGAGGTGGGGCCCCCGCACCCTAGATTTAGATTTACTGTTGTATGATGACTTAATTTTACACACACCAAATTTACAAATTCCCCATCCCCGGATGCGGGAGCGGGCTTTTGTACTAGTACCCTTAGCAGAAATAGCACCAAATTGGGTAGAGCCAGTTTCCGGATGTGTGATTAAAGAACTGGTTAAAGAGGTAGACTGTTCTGATGTACATTTATTCATGGGCAATTAA
- a CDS encoding transglycosylase domain-containing protein, with protein MGKLTSWFKQRSPDFSASDKEKPRLSPGNHLENEESVNENLPSTKLDKLKPVLSQMQNISSGIIAKLSSRDKPFYRRLWFWASLSIGGSVIAISYGIGTIDRTLPDKSELNAVIREQTLTIKAADGTILQQQGEAAREQLRLQQIPDKFKQAFIASEDRRFRQHNGVDPQGIVRAVLNNLRSQDVVEGGSTITQQLARILFLKQEKTIWRKLKEVRLAQKMEDELSKDLILERYLNLVYLGSGAYGVADAAWVYFSKTVDQLTLPEMATIAGLAPAPSLYAPDKNPEAAKARRNLVLQRMQEDGIITAAEKEAATKEPLTVNSSLPKRLQVESPYFTTYIQKELPKYVSPDVLAGGGLVVETTLNPTWQKFAEEAVAKTLRNQGRWENFKQAAMVAIDPRNGEIQAMVGGKDFGKNQFNRVTQAQRQPGSTFKGFVYATAIASGKSPYDSYEDAPFVVDGYEPKNYSENFRGWMNMRDALTRSINIIAVKVLIDVGFEPTIKLAKDMGIKSELKPTYSLALGSNEVNLLELTSAYGSFATQGLHTEAHGIRRILNRQGQVIWSFDFSSKRALDADSAAIMTWMLRNVVEEGTGAAAQLDNRPVAGKTGTSDEARDLWFIGYIPQLVTGVWLGNDDNRPTWGSSGSAAYTWHEFMEQAVKDMPVEKFPPRPKLDGRKGTIKAERLKPKSIVNKAAPSNDEDEDSSNNEERPSRRRRYSQEDQQQEETPRRRRRRYSQEQTDETPSYSRRRRYRSTEASSSNDSSAESRPRRRRRVESQPSTPGGSRSSASSSGSGSSGSSNSTPTWRERLRPSSSQ; from the coding sequence GTGGGGAAACTGACCTCTTGGTTCAAGCAAAGATCACCCGATTTCAGTGCATCTGACAAGGAGAAACCGCGATTGTCGCCTGGTAATCATCTCGAGAACGAAGAATCTGTAAATGAGAACTTACCATCAACCAAGCTGGACAAGTTAAAGCCAGTGCTGAGCCAGATGCAAAACATCTCATCTGGGATCATTGCCAAACTCTCCAGCCGCGATAAACCTTTTTATCGTCGTCTATGGTTCTGGGCTAGTTTAAGTATAGGTGGTAGTGTTATTGCCATTAGCTACGGCATCGGGACAATCGATCGCACCTTGCCAGATAAATCTGAGTTGAACGCTGTGATCCGCGAGCAGACATTAACCATTAAAGCTGCCGACGGTACAATTTTACAACAGCAAGGTGAAGCAGCAAGAGAGCAGCTAAGACTCCAACAAATACCAGATAAGTTCAAACAAGCTTTTATCGCTTCCGAAGACAGGCGATTTAGGCAACATAATGGCGTTGATCCCCAAGGGATAGTTAGAGCAGTTTTAAATAATTTGCGATCGCAAGATGTTGTGGAAGGTGGTAGCACCATCACCCAACAGCTAGCGCGTATTCTCTTCCTTAAACAAGAAAAAACTATTTGGCGTAAGCTCAAAGAAGTCCGTCTGGCACAAAAGATGGAAGATGAATTGAGCAAAGACCTGATTCTTGAGCGTTACTTAAATTTAGTGTATTTGGGATCTGGTGCTTATGGTGTAGCGGATGCAGCATGGGTATATTTTAGTAAAACCGTAGACCAATTGACCTTACCAGAAATGGCTACCATTGCTGGATTAGCTCCAGCACCCAGCCTCTACGCCCCAGATAAAAATCCCGAAGCGGCAAAAGCTAGGCGGAATTTAGTATTGCAGCGGATGCAAGAAGATGGAATTATCACCGCAGCCGAAAAGGAAGCAGCAACCAAAGAACCCCTAACTGTTAATAGCAGTCTGCCGAAGCGACTGCAAGTAGAATCACCCTACTTTACTACCTACATTCAAAAAGAATTACCCAAGTACGTTTCTCCTGATGTCTTAGCAGGTGGGGGGTTAGTTGTCGAAACCACTTTAAACCCAACTTGGCAGAAATTTGCCGAAGAAGCAGTTGCAAAAACCCTGAGAAATCAAGGACGCTGGGAGAACTTTAAACAAGCAGCGATGGTAGCTATTGACCCCCGCAACGGCGAAATTCAAGCGATGGTGGGGGGTAAAGATTTTGGAAAAAACCAGTTTAATCGCGTTACGCAAGCCCAGCGTCAACCCGGCTCAACATTTAAAGGCTTTGTTTATGCGACTGCGATCGCTAGTGGTAAGAGTCCCTACGACAGTTACGAGGATGCACCCTTTGTTGTAGATGGTTATGAACCAAAAAACTACAGCGAAAACTTCCGTGGTTGGATGAATATGCGTGATGCCCTCACCCGTTCCATTAATATTATTGCGGTGAAGGTGTTGATTGATGTGGGATTTGAGCCAACAATTAAGCTAGCTAAAGATATGGGCATTAAATCTGAACTTAAGCCCACTTATTCTTTAGCGCTTGGCTCCAATGAAGTCAATTTGCTGGAATTGACTAGCGCTTACGGTAGCTTTGCCACTCAAGGTTTACACACCGAAGCGCATGGTATTCGCCGTATCCTCAACCGCCAAGGGCAAGTAATTTGGTCATTTGATTTTTCCTCCAAGCGGGCGCTGGATGCTGATAGTGCTGCGATTATGACCTGGATGCTACGTAATGTTGTGGAAGAAGGGACTGGTGCAGCAGCGCAATTAGATAATCGACCTGTAGCAGGTAAGACTGGTACATCTGACGAAGCCCGGGATTTATGGTTTATTGGTTACATTCCCCAACTCGTAACTGGAGTTTGGTTAGGTAACGATGATAACCGCCCGACTTGGGGTAGTAGCGGTAGCGCTGCTTATACCTGGCATGAATTTATGGAACAAGCCGTTAAAGATATGCCGGTCGAAAAGTTTCCCCCCAGGCCGAAATTAGATGGTCGTAAGGGGACGATTAAAGCCGAGCGCCTCAAGCCTAAAAGCATTGTCAATAAAGCCGCTCCTTCTAATGATGAAGATGAGGACAGCTCTAATAATGAGGAACGCCCATCCAGAAGGCGCAGATATTCTCAAGAAGACCAGCAACAAGAAGAAACCCCAAGACGGCGGCGCAGACGTTATTCTCAAGAACAAACTGATGAAACACCTTCATATAGCAGGAGGCGGCGCTATCGTAGCACAGAAGCAAGTAGCAGCAATGATTCTTCTGCGGAATCTCGTCCCCGTAGGCGCAGGCGTGTAGAATCTCAACCTTCCACACCTGGGGGATCTCGCAGTTCTGCTTCATCCTCGGGTAGTGGCTCATCTGGTTCCTCCAATTCCACCCCTACCTGGCGGGAAAGGCTGAGACCATCTTCCTCGCAATAA
- a CDS encoding TerB family tellurite resistance protein: protein MVTDSNVKNLVKILIGAAWIDGRIQPEERQYLREIAQAKGVASDPEIKPWLYELVPVQPNDCYGWVQEYLGDHPSLEDYESLIEAISGLIYTDGDVATEEARLLTKLQELGKASESHPSAYNVLLKQIQKLYRRWVDVQN from the coding sequence ATGGTTACTGATTCCAATGTGAAAAACTTAGTGAAAATCCTGATCGGGGCAGCTTGGATTGATGGTAGAATCCAACCGGAAGAACGCCAATATTTGCGCGAAATCGCCCAAGCTAAAGGTGTAGCGAGCGATCCAGAGATTAAGCCTTGGTTGTACGAATTAGTTCCTGTACAACCAAATGATTGCTATGGCTGGGTACAAGAATATTTAGGCGATCATCCTAGCTTAGAAGATTACGAAAGTTTGATTGAAGCTATCAGTGGACTAATTTATACTGACGGGGATGTGGCGACTGAAGAAGCAAGACTCCTGACTAAATTACAGGAGCTAGGCAAAGCTAGTGAATCACATCCATCAGCCTACAATGTTTTACTCAAACAAATTCAAAAGCTCTATCGCCGTTGGGTTGATGTGCAAAATTAA
- the psb35 gene encoding photosystem II assembly protein Psb35, with protein MLIFMQTAAPIADGPHFPFAFTFVYVFGFIAAVTIGSIAWYNSKRPPGWESKERPDFVPKVDKQETPGLGEPKS; from the coding sequence ATGCTTATATTCATGCAAACAGCCGCACCAATAGCAGATGGGCCTCATTTTCCTTTTGCTTTTACATTTGTATATGTATTTGGTTTTATTGCCGCTGTTACCATTGGTTCTATCGCCTGGTATAACTCTAAGCGTCCACCAGGTTGGGAAAGTAAAGAACGTCCTGACTTTGTACCCAAGGTAGACAAACAAGAAACTCCGGGTCTAGGGGAACCGAAGTCATAA
- a CDS encoding glycoside hydrolase 100 family protein: protein MQINELVIAENIEEQAWQALEKSILYYQGRPVGTLAAYDPSVEALNYDQCFIRDFVSSALIFLLKGKPEIVRNFLEETLKLQPKERALDAYKPGRGLIPASFKVVSINGEEYLEADFGEHAIARVTPVDSCLWWILLLRAYVVATKDYSLAYQPEFQTGIRLIMEICLANRFDMYPTLLVPDGACMIDRRLGIYGHPLEIQVLFYAALRAARELLICQGNQDVVAAIDNRLPLLCAHIRQHYWIDINRLNAIYRFKSEEYGKGAVNLFNIYVDSIPYYELDKWLPRKGGYLAGNVGPSQLDTRFFSLGNLMAIISDLATEEQSQAIMNLIEERWDDLVGDMPMKICFPALEHEEYRIVTGCDPKNIPWSYHNAGSWPVLMWMLAAAAVKTNKTGLVRKAIEIAQTRLIEDEWPEYYDGKKGRLIGKQARKYQTWSIAGFLLAKALIANPSSLKLVSFDELSPEAVSRACEFEISSVDPYLSR, encoded by the coding sequence ATGCAAATAAACGAATTGGTAATAGCTGAAAATATAGAAGAACAAGCTTGGCAAGCATTAGAAAAGTCGATTCTCTATTATCAAGGTCGTCCTGTCGGGACTTTGGCCGCATACGATCCGTCTGTAGAGGCGCTGAATTACGACCAATGTTTTATTCGCGATTTTGTCTCATCGGCTTTAATTTTTCTGCTCAAGGGTAAACCAGAAATTGTCCGCAATTTTCTGGAAGAAACCTTAAAGTTACAGCCTAAAGAAAGGGCTTTAGATGCATATAAGCCGGGAAGAGGTTTAATTCCTGCTAGTTTTAAAGTTGTATCTATTAATGGCGAAGAATATTTAGAGGCTGATTTTGGCGAACACGCGATCGCCAGAGTTACACCTGTAGATTCTTGTCTGTGGTGGATTCTTTTGTTGCGTGCTTATGTTGTCGCCACCAAAGATTATTCGCTAGCTTATCAACCTGAATTCCAAACTGGGATTCGGTTAATTATGGAAATTTGCTTGGCGAATCGATTTGATATGTACCCAACGCTATTAGTTCCAGATGGCGCTTGTATGATTGACCGACGTTTGGGTATATATGGTCATCCTCTAGAAATTCAAGTTTTATTTTATGCGGCTCTGCGTGCTGCTCGTGAGTTATTAATTTGCCAAGGTAACCAAGATGTTGTCGCCGCAATTGATAACCGCTTACCTCTTTTATGTGCTCATATTCGTCAGCATTATTGGATAGATATTAATCGCCTCAATGCCATTTACCGCTTCAAGAGTGAAGAATATGGCAAAGGAGCAGTCAATTTATTCAATATATATGTAGACTCTATTCCCTATTATGAATTAGACAAATGGTTGCCAAGAAAAGGCGGTTATTTAGCTGGGAATGTTGGCCCATCACAACTAGATACTCGCTTCTTTTCACTTGGTAATTTGATGGCGATCATTTCTGACCTTGCAACTGAAGAACAGTCGCAAGCGATTATGAATCTAATTGAAGAAAGATGGGACGATTTAGTGGGAGATATGCCCATGAAAATCTGCTTCCCTGCTTTGGAACATGAAGAGTATAGAATTGTTACTGGCTGCGATCCGAAAAATATTCCCTGGTCGTATCATAATGCTGGCAGCTGGCCTGTGTTGATGTGGATGTTAGCAGCAGCGGCTGTGAAAACTAACAAAACAGGTTTAGTGAGAAAAGCAATTGAAATTGCCCAAACACGTCTAATTGAAGATGAATGGCCAGAATATTACGATGGTAAGAAAGGGCGATTGATTGGTAAGCAAGCGAGAAAATATCAAACTTGGTCAATTGCTGGATTTTTATTAGCAAAAGCACTAATAGCGAATCCCAGCTCTTTAAAATTGGTGAGCTTTGATGAATTATCACCAGAAGCGGTTTCTCGAGCTTGTGAGTTTGAAATTAGCAGTGTAGATCCATACCTATCACGCTAG
- a CDS encoding 16S rRNA (cytosine(967)-C(5))-methyltransferase yields the protein MTNARQIAFLALRDVHKGAYADFALDKVLQKFKLQDIDRRLVTELVYGSVRRQRTLDALIDQFAKKKSHQQPKELRTILHLGLYQLCYQERIPASAAVNTTVQLAKDNGFAGLTGFVNGVLRQYIRQAEEDQGEKSTSSSSSHLPLELPDNPVERLGILHSLPDWIIKVWLEQLSVADTEQLCEWMNQSPTIDLRINPLRCSIEEVEAALQSADVLVRRIPHLPQALRLISNSGPIQNLPGFREGWWVVQDSSAQLVTHLLDPQPGEVVIDACAAPGGKTTHIAELMGDKGKIWACDRTASRLKKLQENTKRLNLQSIQICTGDSREFLQFQNIGDRVLLDAPCSGLGTLHRHADARWRQTPETVQELSQLQTELLSHTATFVKPGGILVYATCTLHPLENEAVITQFLANFPDWQIEPPQKDSPAFAYSTPEGWCKVWPHRQDMDGFFMVRLRKTNNSE from the coding sequence ATGACAAATGCTCGTCAAATAGCTTTTCTTGCCCTGCGAGATGTTCACAAAGGGGCTTATGCTGATTTTGCTTTAGATAAAGTACTGCAAAAATTTAAATTACAAGATATAGATCGCCGTTTAGTTACAGAATTAGTTTATGGCAGCGTCAGGCGACAACGCACCCTGGATGCATTAATTGACCAATTTGCTAAAAAGAAATCTCACCAACAACCAAAAGAACTTCGTACTATTCTGCATCTTGGCTTATATCAACTGTGCTATCAAGAACGGATTCCGGCTTCTGCGGCTGTGAATACTACTGTGCAACTGGCTAAAGACAACGGCTTTGCAGGACTGACTGGGTTTGTGAATGGCGTATTGCGGCAATATATTAGACAAGCTGAGGAAGATCAGGGAGAAAAATCTACCTCATCCTCTTCATCCCATCTTCCCCTAGAACTTCCAGACAATCCTGTGGAACGCTTGGGAATATTGCACAGCTTACCTGACTGGATAATAAAAGTGTGGTTAGAACAACTGAGTGTGGCGGATACAGAACAGTTGTGTGAATGGATGAACCAATCACCCACAATTGATTTGCGAATTAACCCGCTTCGCTGTTCTATTGAGGAGGTGGAAGCAGCGTTGCAATCGGCTGATGTTTTAGTCAGGCGGATACCCCACTTACCCCAAGCTTTAAGATTGATTAGTAATAGTGGGCCGATTCAAAATTTACCTGGTTTCCGTGAAGGTTGGTGGGTTGTCCAAGATAGTAGCGCGCAACTGGTGACTCATTTACTCGATCCGCAACCAGGGGAAGTGGTGATTGATGCTTGTGCTGCGCCAGGCGGGAAAACTACCCACATTGCTGAATTGATGGGGGATAAAGGGAAAATTTGGGCTTGCGATCGCACTGCTTCTCGTCTCAAAAAATTGCAAGAAAATACCAAACGCTTGAATTTGCAATCTATTCAAATTTGTACTGGGGACAGTCGTGAATTTTTACAGTTTCAAAATATAGGCGATCGCGTATTATTAGATGCACCATGTTCGGGTTTGGGAACTCTCCACCGTCATGCTGACGCACGCTGGCGACAAACGCCTGAAACTGTGCAAGAACTTTCCCAACTGCAAACAGAACTCTTATCCCATACTGCTACTTTTGTCAAACCCGGCGGTATTCTTGTCTACGCTACCTGTACCCTGCATCCTTTAGAAAATGAGGCTGTAATTACCCAATTTTTAGCTAATTTTCCTGATTGGCAAATAGAACCGCCTCAGAAAGATTCACCTGCTTTCGCCTATTCCACCCCTGAAGGTTGGTGTAAAGTCTGGCCCCATCGCCAAGACATGGATGGCTTTTTTATGGTGCGCTTAAGAAAAACTAATAATTCCGAGTGA
- a CDS encoding NUDIX hydrolase, producing MPLGRELPQLLRQRLFYKGRKFNFEVNRLRLPNKAEGEWECIRHPGGALAVPVTPEGKLILLRQYRFAIQGRIIEFPAGTLELNEDPLETVQREIQEETGYRANKWDKLGEFFLAPGYSDEILYAFLARDLEKLETPPAKEDDEDIEILYYTPEELEKAFLDGEPVDAKTISSFLLARPFLT from the coding sequence ATGCCATTAGGTAGAGAATTACCGCAGCTGCTGAGACAACGCTTATTCTATAAAGGGCGCAAGTTTAATTTTGAAGTTAATCGCTTGCGGTTACCCAACAAAGCGGAGGGAGAATGGGAGTGTATTCGTCACCCAGGTGGCGCTCTAGCTGTGCCAGTTACGCCAGAAGGTAAGCTGATTCTGTTGCGCCAGTATCGTTTTGCTATTCAAGGCAGAATTATCGAGTTTCCGGCTGGTACTCTAGAACTCAATGAAGATCCCTTAGAAACAGTACAGCGGGAAATTCAAGAAGAAACTGGTTATCGTGCTAACAAATGGGACAAACTAGGAGAATTTTTTCTGGCTCCTGGTTATTCTGATGAAATTCTCTATGCTTTTCTGGCGCGAGATTTGGAAAAATTAGAGACACCGCCAGCTAAAGAAGATGATGAAGATATTGAAATCCTCTACTACACCCCCGAAGAACTGGAGAAAGCTTTCCTAGACGGTGAACCAGTAGATGCTAAAACAATATCTAGCTTTTTATTAGCTCGTCCTTTCTTAACGTAA
- a CDS encoding glycoside hydrolase 100 family protein: MEKEKLFTFDDIEKQAWELLENSILYYQGRPVGTIAARDLSSTGLNYDHCFVRDFVSSAILFLIKGRYDIVQNFLEETLKLQPTQNQLNAYTRGKGLIPASFKVVVKDGQETLEADFGEQAIARVTPVDSCLWWIIILYAYVKATKDIKFALQPQFQQGIMLIMELCLATRFDMYPTLLVPDGSCMIHRRLGIYGYPLEIQSLFYAALRAARKLLICAGNEEIVIGINNRLPLLREHIRNHYWIDIPRLNIIYHFKGEEYGQTAVNQFNIYADSISYINLALWLPKIGGYLAGNVGPSQLDTRFFALGNLMAIISSLASDRQSQAIMNLIEEQWQDLVGEMPMKICFPAVQKEEYRIFTGCDPKNIPWSYHNGGSWPVLLWFLTAAAQKTGRTSLAQKAIALAETRLSTDEWPEYYDGTRGLLIGKEARRYQTWTITGFLLAKELSRNPEHLALISLGELDLSDTSQVCEL, translated from the coding sequence ATGGAAAAAGAGAAATTATTTACATTTGATGATATAGAGAAACAAGCATGGGAACTACTAGAAAATTCAATTCTCTATTATCAAGGTCGTCCTGTAGGTACAATAGCTGCAAGAGATCTATCATCAACAGGATTGAATTATGACCATTGCTTTGTGCGAGATTTCGTCTCTTCAGCCATACTTTTTCTCATTAAAGGTAGATATGATATTGTCCAAAATTTTTTGGAAGAGACTTTAAAATTACAACCAACACAAAATCAATTAAATGCTTATACTCGTGGTAAAGGTTTGATACCAGCCAGCTTTAAAGTTGTAGTAAAAGATGGACAAGAAACCTTAGAAGCGGATTTTGGTGAACAAGCGATCGCACGAGTTACACCAGTGGATTCTTGTCTATGGTGGATTATTATTTTATATGCCTATGTTAAAGCTACAAAAGATATAAAATTTGCCTTGCAGCCGCAATTTCAGCAAGGAATCATGTTAATTATGGAACTCTGCTTGGCGACGCGATTTGATATGTACCCAACGCTATTAGTTCCAGATGGTTCTTGTATGATTCATCGGCGTTTGGGTATTTACGGATATCCTTTAGAAATTCAATCTTTATTTTATGCAGCCTTACGAGCAGCGCGCAAGCTATTAATTTGTGCTGGTAATGAAGAAATTGTGATAGGTATTAATAACCGCTTACCTTTATTAAGAGAGCATATTCGCAATCATTATTGGATAGATATACCTCGTCTAAATATAATTTATCACTTTAAAGGAGAGGAATATGGTCAGACAGCAGTTAATCAATTTAATATTTATGCAGATTCAATTTCTTATATTAACTTGGCTCTTTGGTTACCAAAAATTGGTGGTTATTTAGCAGGAAATGTTGGGCCGTCACAGCTAGATACACGCTTTTTTGCACTGGGAAATTTGATGGCAATTATTTCTTCTTTAGCAAGCGATCGCCAATCGCAAGCGATTATGAACCTGATTGAAGAACAATGGCAAGACCTAGTAGGAGAAATGCCGATGAAAATCTGCTTCCCGGCTGTACAAAAAGAGGAATACAGGATTTTTACTGGATGTGATCCTAAAAATATACCTTGGTCGTATCATAATGGGGGAAGCTGGCCTGTTTTATTGTGGTTTTTAACTGCTGCTGCTCAAAAAACAGGTAGAACAAGTCTGGCTCAAAAAGCGATCGCACTAGCCGAAACACGCTTGAGTACAGATGAATGGCCAGAATATTATGATGGTACTAGGGGGTTGTTAATTGGCAAAGAAGCGAGAAGATATCAAACTTGGACAATTACCGGATTTTTGTTAGCCAAAGAATTGAGCCGCAACCCTGAACATTTAGCTTTGATTAGTTTAGGTGAATTAGATTTAAGCGATACTTCCCAAGTTTGTGAATTGTAG
- a CDS encoding helix-turn-helix domain-containing protein translates to MSRPFKIEIAESEEELKKRLQTANIGNQKEKLMMLWWIKSGQVQEQQDIGKRLAKDTSTVTRWIQKYRSGGLDELLKIKKAPGAKRKINELAIAGLTEELKTGTGFSSYGAIVEWLKLKHGLEVEYATVYALVRYKLGAKLKVPRPQSHQQDEKLVSEFKKNSVSSSIS, encoded by the coding sequence ATGAGCCGCCCTTTTAAGATTGAAATCGCAGAGAGCGAAGAAGAACTTAAAAAACGTCTACAAACAGCAAACATAGGGAACCAGAAAGAAAAACTGATGATGCTGTGGTGGATAAAAAGTGGTCAGGTTCAGGAGCAGCAAGACATTGGAAAACGCTTGGCGAAAGATACTTCAACGGTAACAAGGTGGATACAAAAGTATAGGTCAGGTGGGCTAGATGAATTATTAAAAATTAAAAAAGCTCCAGGAGCAAAACGAAAAATTAACGAGCTTGCGATCGCAGGACTCACCGAAGAGTTAAAAACAGGAACAGGCTTTAGTAGCTATGGTGCAATAGTTGAGTGGTTGAAACTCAAACATGGACTGGAAGTTGAGTATGCAACAGTTTATGCATTAGTTCGATATAAATTAGGAGCAAAACTCAAAGTACCACGTCCTCAAAGCCATCAACAGGATGAAAAGTTAGTATCTGAGTTTAAAAAAAACTCGGTATCATCCTCAATATCCTAG
- a CDS encoding IS630 family transposase codes for MCQDETRVGLKTLTGKVITASGVKPTVCVKWQRKNFWIYGAIEPFTGQHFQQEYPKLNGEYFQQFLDWLSQQLGEDYAILQIDQAPAHISSAINWPENIIPLLQPPHSPELNPIERLWQYLKKSLHNELFSSLQDLRNRIQQLFEQLTFEQVISISSYNFILEALFYAASY; via the coding sequence CTGTGTCAGGATGAGACCAGGGTGGGATTAAAAACTTTAACGGGAAAGGTGATTACTGCTTCTGGAGTAAAACCTACTGTATGCGTGAAATGGCAAAGGAAAAACTTTTGGATTTATGGCGCAATTGAACCATTCACAGGACAACATTTTCAGCAAGAATACCCCAAACTTAATGGTGAATATTTTCAACAGTTTTTAGACTGGTTATCTCAGCAATTAGGTGAAGATTATGCAATTTTACAAATAGACCAAGCTCCTGCTCATATCAGTAGTGCAATTAATTGGCCTGAAAATATTATTCCCCTGCTTCAACCACCTCATTCCCCGGAACTCAATCCCATTGAAAGGCTATGGCAGTATCTCAAAAAATCACTTCATAATGAACTTTTTTCTTCTTTACAAGACTTACGCAATCGCATACAACAACTATTTGAGCAATTAACATTTGAGCAGGTAATATCTATCTCTTCTTATAACTTTATTTTAGAAGCTCTTTTCTATGCAGCTTCATATTAA